A portion of the Verrucomicrobiota bacterium genome contains these proteins:
- the scpB gene encoding SMC-Scp complex subunit ScpB codes for MSKKSSKNKPTGEHASDTLSSEEVPLESREGDVAVEIEETMSSEAENASLPDAVTEELLGAEAPVGEVPPLSHVLEAILFASQKAILPKELMAHLKSAAVAEPTSVASAFARIKEGDVRDALVDLQAEVAASGRAYQVRETATGWLLSSAPGFAPWLRALYPEAKPTRLSASALETLAIIAYRQPIARADMEAVRGVSVDGVMQTLLDRGLVKIAGRAEAAGRPLLYATTQFFLDHFGLRTLDELPNAAELRHIPLPKATPEPGSAPVDESGTAELPGVLSVPEEVTSGVLESVQEGEEGEQAKEAEEAAVLDEVEVTEILELRESVVFEEVSFDAEVEKEESGESRDGHPER; via the coding sequence AAGAAATCATCCAAGAATAAGCCAACCGGAGAGCATGCTTCAGATACCCTCTCCTCCGAGGAAGTGCCCCTGGAATCCCGGGAGGGAGATGTCGCTGTGGAAATTGAGGAAACTATGTCTAGCGAGGCTGAGAATGCGTCTCTTCCCGACGCTGTGACTGAAGAATTGCTTGGTGCCGAGGCCCCCGTGGGTGAGGTTCCCCCGCTTTCCCATGTGCTGGAGGCGATTCTGTTTGCTTCCCAGAAAGCTATCTTGCCTAAGGAACTGATGGCCCATCTCAAGAGCGCGGCCGTTGCCGAGCCGACTTCGGTGGCCTCGGCATTTGCGCGTATCAAGGAAGGGGATGTTCGTGATGCCCTGGTCGACCTGCAGGCAGAAGTAGCCGCCTCGGGTCGCGCCTACCAGGTGCGTGAAACGGCGACCGGGTGGCTACTCTCCAGTGCGCCTGGTTTTGCGCCTTGGCTGCGCGCTCTCTATCCCGAGGCAAAGCCGACCCGTCTAAGCGCCTCCGCCCTCGAAACCCTCGCCATCATCGCCTACCGCCAACCGATCGCCCGGGCCGATATGGAAGCCGTCCGCGGCGTCTCCGTTGACGGGGTGATGCAGACGCTTCTGGATCGAGGCCTTGTGAAGATAGCTGGTCGCGCAGAGGCGGCAGGTCGTCCCCTTCTCTACGCAACCACACAGTTTTTCCTGGATCACTTCGGTCTTCGCACCCTCGATGAGCTTCCTAATGCCGCCGAGTTGCGCCACATACCACTACCAAAAGCGACTCCTGAACCCGGAAGCGCTCCGGTTGATGAGAGCGGTACTGCCGAACTGCCAGGAGTACTTTCCGTTCCTGAAGAGGTGACAAGCGGTGTCTTGGAGAGTGTGCAAGAAGGCGAAGAAGGCGAACAAGCCAAAGAAGCCGAGGAAGCCGCCGTGCTGGACGAGGTTGAGGTGACCGAGATTCTTGAACTCCGTGAGTCGGTGGTCTTCGAGGAGGTTTCTTTCGACGCGGAGGTCGAGAAGGAAGAATCCGGAGAATCTCGGGACGGCCACCCGGAACGCTGA
- the pheA gene encoding chorismate mutase, producing MEDLTKLREAIDAIDGRLLDLLNERARFAQEIGRIKERNGAPVYAAGRAEQLMRRLVERSAGPLEEQAIRAIYREIMSASLALEKDTVIACEGCVAGRTHFAAKQQFGASVRYTFHDNPADLFAAVTSGKADCAVLPSGEEGPDTTVLELLMTSEAQLASQIVLGGEEGSRRARYFVLGKALNARSGDDQTALLFHLTDHPGALASALEPFRGAGVNVISIHSRPAAGSGLHLFLEVEGHAGDESLLRAVNLLGEKGFSPKVCGSYPRMR from the coding sequence ATGGAAGATCTCACCAAACTGCGCGAGGCGATCGATGCCATCGATGGAAGATTGCTCGATCTTCTGAACGAGCGCGCACGATTTGCCCAGGAGATCGGTCGGATCAAGGAACGTAATGGCGCTCCCGTCTATGCCGCAGGGCGTGCCGAGCAGCTGATGCGTCGACTAGTCGAGCGGAGTGCCGGACCCTTGGAGGAACAGGCGATTCGTGCGATCTACCGCGAAATCATGTCGGCCTCACTTGCTCTCGAGAAGGACACCGTCATCGCCTGCGAGGGATGTGTCGCCGGGCGCACTCATTTTGCCGCCAAGCAGCAGTTCGGCGCCTCCGTCCGCTACACCTTCCATGACAATCCTGCCGATCTCTTCGCAGCGGTCACCTCGGGAAAAGCCGATTGCGCAGTCCTTCCCTCCGGCGAGGAAGGGCCTGACACAACGGTTCTGGAACTGCTGATGACAAGCGAGGCCCAGCTCGCTTCCCAAATAGTGCTCGGAGGGGAAGAGGGATCCCGCCGTGCCCGCTACTTCGTGCTGGGGAAAGCCCTGAACGCACGCTCCGGTGACGACCAGACAGCCCTGCTTTTCCATCTCACCGATCATCCGGGGGCCCTAGCTTCTGCGCTCGAACCATTCCGGGGAGCCGGCGTCAATGTCATCTCGATCCACAGCCGTCCCGCTGCAGGAAGTGGTCTACATCTTTTCCTAGAAGTGGAGGGCCACGCCGGGGACGAATCACTTCTTCGCGCCGTGAACCTGCTCGGCGAGAAGGGCTTCTCTCCCAAAGTCTGTGGAAGCTATCCTCGAATGCGCTGA
- a CDS encoding STAS domain-containing protein, translating into MTTPATVSAGCFDQEVWIRIEGRGNFQSSGSIRKFVQAMIQRGRREFVVDLASCDHMDSTFMGTLTGISQRLRELGQGSLLVINVTPRNVDLMENLGLNFLFGIEPAGATMRAPAEAGGNLMQLPVDTIMEKDIILSAHEALIAANPANADRFHDVLEYLKHGHGSAGH; encoded by the coding sequence ATGACCACACCCGCAACTGTCAGCGCAGGATGCTTTGACCAAGAAGTCTGGATCAGGATCGAGGGACGCGGCAATTTCCAGAGCAGCGGATCAATCCGAAAATTCGTCCAGGCCATGATCCAGCGTGGTCGACGCGAATTCGTGGTCGACCTGGCCTCCTGCGATCACATGGATTCGACCTTCATGGGAACCCTGACCGGCATTTCCCAGAGACTCCGCGAACTCGGACAGGGCTCTCTGCTTGTGATCAATGTCACTCCCCGGAATGTCGATCTCATGGAAAATCTCGGGCTCAACTTTCTCTTCGGGATCGAGCCGGCTGGCGCGACCATGAGGGCTCCCGCCGAGGCAGGGGGAAACCTTATGCAGCTTCCGGTCGATACAATCATGGAGAAGGATATCATTCTTTCCGCGCACGAGGCCCTGATCGCCGCAAACCCCGCGAATGCCGACCGGTTTCACGATGTGCTCGAGTATCTCAAGCACGGTCACGGCAGTGCCGGTCATTGA
- a CDS encoding SpoIIE family protein phosphatase — protein MILQSIEPVVIVALLVAMAVLGLIVFGSRRRVGELKRSTAEIHQEERSVFDFLHGLGAAFSEGVPAGELHRLLVEGAQLILKADGGALYLADRSGQQLLPAFLSKGCPPLVSLPVHLCGEVADGENTHSQAIESFVRLQSVRVGMGLLGEACDWSEPRFLRRRGDIPEDLMEQGLGSVVMGPLVYRHKLLGVLALARKPGSDAFSDTKIDLFKAIVEQAAFALFNQAIHLAAGEKHALDHDIQIAGEIQKILLPSDAPDVEGFEISGLNLPARTLSGDYFDYLAVDEDHVGIVIADVSGKGVPAALIMAMCRSALRSQAPGKLSPAEVLRGVNRQLYPDMKEDMFISMAYVVLNRRTGNALLARAGHDAPLLFRRESTTIECLNPKGMAVGIDSGGVFDRFCTDFPFRLENGDLLLLYTDGLTEALNASGDEFGVQRLNDELLANAGDGAAAMLHRLSRSVIAFAGNESQHDDITLIALRKL, from the coding sequence ATGATTCTTCAGAGCATCGAGCCTGTCGTCATTGTCGCCCTCCTAGTGGCTATGGCTGTGCTTGGACTTATCGTCTTTGGATCGCGACGCAGGGTTGGAGAATTGAAACGCTCGACGGCTGAGATCCACCAGGAGGAGCGAAGCGTCTTTGACTTTCTGCACGGATTGGGAGCTGCCTTTTCCGAGGGGGTGCCTGCTGGTGAGCTGCACCGCCTTCTTGTCGAGGGGGCCCAACTCATTCTCAAAGCCGACGGAGGCGCCCTCTACCTTGCCGACCGCTCCGGCCAACAGCTGCTTCCCGCATTCCTCTCCAAAGGGTGCCCGCCACTCGTTTCCCTTCCCGTACATCTCTGCGGGGAAGTTGCCGATGGAGAGAACACTCATTCACAGGCCATTGAGAGTTTTGTGCGTCTGCAATCCGTCCGTGTCGGCATGGGGCTTCTTGGCGAGGCTTGTGATTGGAGCGAACCCCGTTTTCTAAGGCGACGTGGGGATATTCCGGAGGATCTCATGGAGCAGGGACTAGGCTCCGTCGTCATGGGGCCCCTCGTGTACCGTCACAAGCTGCTTGGAGTGCTTGCCCTGGCAAGGAAGCCGGGTAGTGATGCCTTCAGCGATACCAAGATCGATCTCTTCAAGGCCATCGTGGAGCAGGCTGCCTTTGCATTGTTCAACCAGGCCATTCATCTGGCCGCCGGGGAGAAGCACGCGCTGGACCATGACATCCAGATCGCCGGGGAAATTCAGAAGATCCTGCTTCCCTCCGATGCCCCGGATGTAGAGGGATTTGAGATCAGCGGGCTGAATCTTCCGGCCCGCACGCTGAGCGGCGACTATTTTGATTACCTCGCAGTCGACGAGGATCACGTCGGTATCGTTATTGCCGATGTCTCGGGCAAGGGCGTTCCCGCGGCGCTCATCATGGCGATGTGTCGGAGCGCCCTCCGCAGTCAGGCTCCAGGAAAGCTCTCTCCCGCCGAAGTCCTGCGGGGGGTGAACAGGCAGCTCTATCCCGACATGAAGGAGGATATGTTTATCAGTATGGCCTATGTCGTGCTGAACCGCCGCACTGGGAATGCCTTGCTTGCACGTGCCGGTCATGATGCTCCGCTCCTTTTCCGCAGGGAAAGCACGACGATCGAATGTCTCAACCCCAAGGGAATGGCAGTCGGCATTGACAGTGGGGGGGTCTTCGACCGGTTCTGCACCGACTTTCCCTTCCGTTTGGAGAATGGCGACCTGCTTCTTCTCTACACGGACGGATTGACGGAAGCCCTGAATGCATCGGGAGACGAGTTCGGGGTTCAACGGCTTAACGACGAGCTTCTGGCGAATGCCGGGGATGGCGCTGCCGCGATGCTCCACAGGCTTTCACGGTCTGTGATCGCCTTTGCCGGGAATGAGTCGCAGCATGACGACATCACTCTGATTGCGCTTCGCAAGCTCTGA
- a CDS encoding nucleotide exchange factor GrpE, translating to MKKNPTPDPTSKQEAPSQEEIPVENTVPSVDSAPIAPEPNLQAEVERYRDQALRAAADLENYRKRMIREKEEAIRFANAGLLEKLLPILDNFELGLTAASGDTAAKGIVDGFAMVHRQLGDFLVSSGLQPIDAVGQPFDPKLHEALGHETDAAQADGVVLRQLRRGYRLADRLIRPSSVIVNKLA from the coding sequence GTGAAAAAGAATCCGACACCCGATCCCACAAGCAAACAAGAGGCCCCCTCACAGGAAGAGATCCCTGTAGAAAACACCGTGCCCTCGGTGGATTCCGCTCCGATCGCTCCGGAGCCGAATCTTCAGGCAGAGGTCGAGCGCTATCGCGACCAGGCTCTCCGTGCCGCGGCGGATCTGGAGAACTATCGCAAACGGATGATCCGTGAGAAAGAGGAGGCTATCCGTTTTGCGAATGCGGGTCTGCTCGAGAAGCTCCTGCCAATCCTTGATAATTTCGAACTTGGACTCACGGCCGCCAGTGGTGATACGGCCGCCAAGGGCATCGTTGACGGCTTCGCGATGGTGCACCGCCAGCTCGGTGACTTTTTGGTATCCAGCGGGCTTCAGCCCATTGATGCCGTGGGCCAGCCATTTGATCCGAAGCTCCACGAGGCGCTTGGCCACGAGACCGATGCAGCCCAAGCCGATGGAGTTGTCCTCCGTCAGCTCCGCCGCGGATACAGGCTCGCCGACAGGTTGATCCGTCCCTCCAGCGTCATCGTCAACAAGCTCGCCTGA
- the dnaJ gene encoding molecular chaperone DnaJ, whose product MAKRCYYEVLQVTRTIEFEDIKKSYRKLAVKHHPDKNPGDSTAEERFREIAEAYDILSDSEKRAAYDRYGHAAFQGGMGGGGGGGGGMHDPFDLFREMFGASGGGGGVFDHFFGGGGGAQEGRGSDLRYDLRITLEEAFSGCEKEIELRKLDACGDCSGSGAAKGAKVTTCSLCRGRGQVVASRGFFQVAQPCPQCHGAGQTIDKPCKSCRGDGRAEKTSRIKLTIPAGIDEGSRLRSSGGGEAGSRGGGTGDLYVVIHLKEHSIFSRDGSDLHCRMPIPFVTAALGGEIEVPTLAGTVTMKIPAGTQGGSDFRVKGHGMPRLQSHAKGDLHVKLEVEVPTKLDDAQRKSLEAFAELCGDHNTPLHRSFTERLKGLFS is encoded by the coding sequence ATGGCAAAGAGGTGTTACTACGAGGTATTGCAAGTCACCCGAACCATCGAGTTCGAGGATATCAAGAAGTCGTACCGCAAACTCGCGGTCAAGCATCACCCGGATAAGAATCCCGGCGATTCGACTGCCGAGGAGCGTTTTCGTGAGATCGCTGAAGCCTACGATATCCTGAGCGATTCGGAGAAACGCGCTGCCTATGACCGATATGGTCACGCTGCCTTCCAAGGCGGCATGGGTGGGGGAGGGGGAGGCGGAGGTGGCATGCACGATCCCTTTGACCTCTTCCGTGAGATGTTTGGAGCTTCGGGAGGCGGAGGCGGGGTTTTCGACCATTTCTTCGGCGGTGGTGGCGGCGCTCAGGAAGGTCGTGGCTCGGATCTGCGCTATGACCTCAGGATCACGCTCGAAGAGGCTTTCAGCGGCTGCGAGAAGGAGATCGAACTCCGCAAACTCGATGCCTGCGGCGACTGCAGCGGCTCTGGTGCTGCAAAGGGTGCCAAGGTCACTACCTGTTCCCTCTGCCGGGGACGCGGCCAGGTGGTCGCCTCCAGGGGTTTCTTTCAAGTCGCCCAGCCATGTCCCCAGTGCCATGGGGCAGGACAGACAATCGACAAGCCTTGCAAAAGTTGCCGGGGTGATGGGCGTGCCGAGAAAACCTCGCGCATCAAACTCACTATTCCTGCTGGTATTGACGAGGGATCACGCCTGCGTTCCTCCGGCGGCGGCGAGGCCGGCAGCCGTGGCGGCGGCACGGGTGACCTCTATGTCGTGATTCATCTGAAGGAGCATTCCATCTTCTCGCGCGACGGCTCCGATCTTCACTGCCGTATGCCCATCCCCTTCGTGACCGCTGCGCTGGGTGGAGAGATCGAGGTGCCGACCCTCGCGGGAACCGTGACCATGAAGATCCCCGCAGGAACGCAGGGGGGGAGTGATTTCCGGGTCAAGGGACACGGCATGCCCCGTCTCCAGAGCCATGCCAAGGGGGATCTTCACGTGAAGCTCGAAGTCGAGGTGCCGACCAAGCTGGATGATGCTCAGAGGAAGTCGCTTGAGGCCTTCGCCGAACTCTGCGGCGATCATAACACCCCGCTCCATCGCAGCTTTACAGAGCGTCTGAAGGGACTTTTTTCTTAA
- a CDS encoding N-acetylmuramoyl-L-alanine amidase, giving the protein MTQRSFMICALRCLPLLALLLLPGCALFEEGASLSNFHTVVLDPGHGGYDNGAKAVRGLSEKMLTLDVARRVKPLLEARGYHVVMTRTTDVFIPLGTRTAISNSRSDAAFVSIHFNSASRRAANGVETYYYNPRSAPLARNILNEIATCYGSHSRGTKFARYYVLHHNQRPATLLELGFVSNAQENNLLQNPSVRQRLAEKIATGISRGHGGRAPVATSGG; this is encoded by the coding sequence ATGACCCAACGTTCCTTCATGATCTGCGCCCTGCGATGCCTGCCTCTTTTGGCCCTTTTGCTGCTGCCTGGATGTGCCCTTTTTGAAGAAGGGGCGAGCCTTTCCAATTTCCACACAGTGGTTCTGGATCCGGGTCACGGAGGCTATGACAACGGGGCAAAGGCTGTCCGGGGACTGAGTGAAAAGATGCTGACGCTCGATGTGGCCCGACGCGTGAAACCCCTTCTCGAAGCCCGCGGCTATCATGTGGTCATGACGCGCACCACCGATGTCTTCATCCCGCTCGGAACCAGGACCGCTATTTCAAACTCCCGCAGCGACGCGGCTTTCGTGAGCATCCACTTCAACTCTGCCTCCCGTCGTGCGGCGAATGGCGTCGAGACCTATTACTACAATCCACGCTCGGCACCACTTGCCCGAAACATCCTCAACGAGATCGCCACCTGCTATGGCTCCCACAGTCGCGGGACAAAATTCGCCCGCTACTACGTGCTCCATCACAACCAGCGGCCGGCCACGCTGCTCGAGCTGGGGTTTGTCTCCAACGCGCAGGAGAACAATCTCCTCCAGAATCCTTCCGTCCGTCAGCGTCTTGCCGAGAAAATCGCTACCGGCATCTCCCGTGGCCACGGCGGCCGGGCGCCGGTGGCGACCAGTGGGGGATAG
- the hisF gene encoding imidazole glycerol phosphate synthase subunit HisF, with amino-acid sequence MLGKRIIPCLDVDGGRVVKGTKFENIRDAGDPVECARAYDAQGADELVFLDITASHEGRATMREVVEKTADACFMPLTVGGGIRKVEDVRAMLLAGADKVSMNTAALDDPNLVNASAEGFGSQCVVVAIDARRDGQGGWIVHTHGGRRPTTWQAVDWAKEVAKRGAGEILLTSMDSDGTKKGYDLELTAAVSDAIGIPVIASGGAGDIGHMAEVLTVGKADAVLAASIFHFGTYTVGDVKRELATYGIPVRKAV; translated from the coding sequence ATGCTCGGCAAACGCATCATACCCTGCCTCGACGTCGACGGTGGTCGTGTTGTCAAGGGAACCAAGTTCGAGAATATCCGTGACGCTGGGGATCCGGTCGAGTGTGCGCGTGCTTACGATGCTCAGGGTGCCGACGAGTTAGTCTTTCTCGACATTACTGCTTCCCACGAAGGGCGCGCCACCATGCGCGAAGTCGTCGAGAAGACGGCGGATGCCTGCTTCATGCCGCTTACCGTCGGAGGAGGGATCCGTAAGGTGGAGGATGTGCGTGCCATGCTCCTGGCTGGAGCCGACAAGGTGAGCATGAACACCGCCGCCCTTGATGATCCGAATCTTGTGAACGCCTCGGCCGAGGGGTTTGGCTCCCAGTGCGTCGTGGTCGCCATTGACGCACGCAGGGATGGGCAGGGTGGATGGATCGTCCACACCCACGGTGGTCGCAGGCCGACCACCTGGCAGGCCGTTGACTGGGCTAAGGAAGTCGCGAAGCGCGGCGCCGGGGAGATTCTCCTCACCAGCATGGACTCCGACGGGACCAAGAAGGGATACGACCTCGAACTCACTGCCGCCGTCAGCGATGCGATCGGCATTCCCGTGATCGCTAGCGGAGGTGCGGGCGATATCGGTCACATGGCCGAAGTCCTAACAGTCGGCAAGGCCGATGCAGTGCTGGCCGCCAGCATCTTTCACTTCGGAACGTACACCGTCGGAGACGTGAAACGTGAACTAGCCACATACGGTATCCCTGTCAGGAAGGCCGTCTAA
- a CDS encoding BrnT family toxin: MVTFEFDPAKSASNKIKHGLDFVEVQRLWNSDRVEIAVRTVSDEPRFAVIGIIGGRHFTVIITYRGSVVRLISARSSRPNERKLYENC, from the coding sequence ATCGTGACCTTTGAGTTCGATCCGGCAAAAAGCGCCAGCAACAAGATCAAGCACGGGCTAGATTTTGTAGAGGTGCAGCGGCTCTGGAACTCAGACCGGGTCGAGATTGCCGTGCGTACTGTCTCCGATGAACCCCGTTTCGCAGTAATCGGCATTATCGGCGGTCGCCACTTCACGGTGATAATTACCTATCGCGGATCAGTCGTGCGTCTTATCAGCGCCCGGTCGAGCCGCCCCAACGAAAGAAAACTCTATGAAAACTGCTAA
- a CDS encoding BrnA antitoxin family protein, which yields MKTAKKNTPRSLSAAEFDKLADSGGDITKYLDLSTAKRLAPGEERLDITPTKVNIDFPRWMVQSLDHASDRVGVPRQSLIKMWLAERLQKA from the coding sequence ATGAAAACTGCTAAAAAGAATACCCCTCGCAGCCTTAGCGCCGCCGAATTCGACAAGCTTGCCGACTCTGGCGGAGACATTACCAAGTATCTCGATCTTTCCACCGCCAAGCGGCTTGCTCCCGGTGAAGAGCGACTCGATATCACTCCCACCAAGGTGAATATCGACTTTCCCCGCTGGATGGTCCAGTCCCTCGACCACGCCTCGGATCGGGTCGGCGTTCCCCGCCAGAGCCTGATCAAGATGTGGCTCGCCGAACGACTGCAGAAAGCTTGA
- a CDS encoding plasmid pRiA4b ORF-3 family protein, with protein MKTYIFEIRYEKFRATVGFLGEYTLYDLAETLIKALEFDFDHCFQFCDNLNNPYDSKEHYTLFADIGEADDDPGVKKTLISEVFTKGRTMLFHFDYGDDWEFPVTCIDIGEEEATRRHRRVLSRQGNPPVQYPPCEEE; from the coding sequence ATGAAGACCTACATCTTCGAGATTAGATACGAGAAGTTCCGCGCCACGGTTGGCTTCCTCGGAGAATACACGCTCTATGATCTGGCTGAGACGCTTATCAAGGCGCTGGAATTCGATTTCGATCACTGCTTCCAATTCTGCGATAATCTGAACAATCCCTACGACAGCAAGGAACACTACACCCTCTTCGCCGATATCGGGGAGGCCGACGACGATCCGGGAGTGAAAAAGACGCTGATCTCCGAGGTCTTCACCAAGGGGCGCACGATGCTCTTCCACTTCGACTACGGGGATGACTGGGAATTTCCCGTCACCTGCATCGACATTGGCGAGGAAGAGGCCACCCGACGCCACCGCAGGGTACTTTCCCGACAAGGCAACCCTCCCGTGCAGTATCCACCCTGCGAGGAGGAATGA
- a CDS encoding DUF3800 domain-containing protein, producing MKASFRVYVDESGEEGFVFRDDFSGSSRWLILSAVVTRAEKDLAVVELMRTVRAQIGRGHKDALHFVKMGHAQRIPWVRQIGQAPLRTVSVLIHKPSIIEPEKFQSQRHLLYRYATRMLLERVSWLCRDHRKEGVGNGKAEIIFSNRGQMSYDDLRDYIHGLKTESDPMSVTIDWSVIDADMMRPVEHSQLAGLQVADAVASSLFAACNPNRYGDTEDKYLKLIAPTMYRHRGALLGYGLKLWPGDLQDLKSQNPHLAGFGEL from the coding sequence ATGAAGGCATCCTTCCGAGTCTATGTGGATGAGTCCGGCGAAGAGGGATTTGTTTTCCGGGACGATTTCTCCGGGAGTTCCCGCTGGCTCATTCTCTCTGCCGTCGTGACGAGGGCGGAAAAGGATCTGGCGGTGGTTGAGTTGATGCGAACAGTCAGGGCTCAGATCGGGAGAGGCCATAAGGATGCCCTTCATTTCGTCAAGATGGGGCATGCCCAGCGCATCCCTTGGGTCCGTCAAATCGGCCAGGCCCCTCTTCGCACAGTTTCCGTGCTGATCCACAAGCCCTCGATCATCGAACCCGAGAAATTTCAGTCGCAGAGGCATCTTCTCTACCGTTATGCGACAAGAATGCTGCTGGAGAGGGTCTCTTGGCTTTGCCGTGATCACCGCAAGGAAGGGGTAGGCAATGGGAAGGCTGAGATCATCTTCTCGAACAGAGGGCAGATGTCCTATGACGATCTCAGGGACTATATCCACGGGCTCAAAACAGAGTCTGACCCGATGAGTGTCACCATCGATTGGTCAGTGATTGATGCCGACATGATGCGACCTGTGGAGCATTCCCAACTGGCCGGTCTGCAGGTTGCCGACGCCGTGGCTTCAAGCCTCTTTGCCGCCTGCAATCCCAACCGATACGGCGACACGGAGGACAAGTATCTGAAGCTGATAGCCCCGACCATGTATAGGCATCGTGGTGCCCTTCTCGGATATGGCCTGAAACTCTGGCCTGGAGATCTTCAGGACCTGAAATCGCAAAACCCGCACTTGGCGGGTTTTGGCGAACTCTAA